One Xiphophorus maculatus strain JP 163 A chromosome 9, X_maculatus-5.0-male, whole genome shotgun sequence DNA segment encodes these proteins:
- the LOC111609664 gene encoding zinc finger protein OZF-like — MSKRGKALEADFNPKVLLYRLDVQQKLVVKEDAPEEHSLSFDLEGPKPLMPAISEEDGESFLFSHLRRHQMKDGEFPEDRCGAARSTRNQGRADYSNSSETEVTEDQGDNDDDVNNQSFEELKHLPDSRPKAKDRRNDWKGSPSSRGSSVSVDKTKCFTANKNTDSMRKGQVEMTFRSGHNGKTCNRNLNSERHKQTNSEPNQFCCKLCGHTFGYKRNLDSHMRIHTGEKPFSCDVCSKMFSKKNNLTSHMRIHNGEKPFSCDVCSKMFSHKHHLTLHMRIHNGEKPFGCEVCSKVLGHKHHLTLHMRIHTGEKPLSCDVCSKMFSKKNNLTSHMKIHTGEKNFSCEVCSKMFSRKNTLTSHMRIHNGEKPFSCDVCSKMFSQKYNLTSHMRIHTGEKPFSCDVCSKVFSHKHYLTSHMIIHTGEKPFRCDICSKMFTQKNNLTLHMRIHNGDKLFSCDFCSKMFSKKNNLISHMRVHTGEKPFSCDVCSKVFSHKHNLLSHARIHTGEKPFSCNVCLKMFSQKSNLTSHMRVHT, encoded by the exons ATGAGCAAGCGGGGAAAAGCACTGGAGGCAGATTTCAACCCCAAAGTTCTTCTGTACAGATTAG ATGTTCAGCAGAAGTTAGTGGTGAAAGAAGATGCTCCGGAAGAACACAGCCTGAGTTTTGACCTGGAGGGTCCAAAGCCCCTCATGCCAGCTATAAGCGAAGAAGATGGAgagtcttttctgttttcacaccttCGTCGACACCAAATGAAAGATGGAGAATTTCCAGAAGACCGCTGTGGAGCTGCAAGATCCACTAGAAATCAAGGTCGTGCAGATTACTCCAACTCCTCAGAGACTGAAGTCACTGAGGACCAGggtgataatgatgatgatgtaaaCAATCAAAGCTTTGAAGAACTGAAGCACTTGCCAGATTCTAGGCCAAAAGCTAAAGACAGGAGAAATGACTGGAAGGGGAGCCCTTCAAGCAGAGGTTCTTCAGTCTCTGTGgataaaaccaaatgttttacagcaaataaaaacacagactcAATGAGGAAAGGTCAGGTAGAAATGACGTTTAGGTCTGGTCACAATGGTAAAACATGTAATAGAAATCTGAACTCAGAAAGACACAAGCAAACAAACTCAGAACCAAACCAGTTCTGTTGTAAGTTATGTGGACACACATTTGGCTACAAAAGAAATTTAGACTcacacatgagaatccacactggagagaaaCCTTTCAGCTGCGATGtttgttcaaaaatgtttagtaagaaaaataatttgacctcacacatgagaatccacaATGGAGAGAAACCTTTTAGCTGTGATGTTtgctcaaaaatgtttagtcaCAAACATCATTTGACCTTACACATGAGAATCCACAATGGAGAGAAACCTTTCGGCTGCGAAGTTTGTTCGAAAGTGCTTGGTCACAAACATCATTTGACCTTacacatgagaatccacactggagagaaaCCATTAAGCTGTGATGtttgttcaaaaatgtttagtaagaaaaataatttgacctcacacatgaaaatccacacaggagagaaaaatTTCAGCTGCGAAGTTTGTTCGAAAATGTTTAGTAGGAAAAATACTTTGACCTcacacatgagaatccacaATGGGGAGAAACCTTTTAGTTGCGATGTTTGTTCTAAAATGTTTagtcaaaaatataatttgaccTCTCATATGAGaatccacactggagagaaaCCCTTCAGCTGCGATGTTTGTTCGAAAGTGTTCAGCCACAAACATTATTTGACCTCACACATGATAATCCATACTGGAGAGAAACCGTTCAGATGCGATATCTGTTCGAAAATGTTTactcagaaaaataatttgacgTTACACATGAGAATCCACAATGGAGATAAACTTTTCAGCTGCGATTTTTGTTCGAAAATGTttagtaagaaaaataatttgatctCGCACATGAGAgtccacacaggagagaaacccTTCAGCTGCGATGTTTGCTCGAAAGTGTTTAGTCACAAACATAATTTGCTCTCACACGCAAGAATTCACACTGGAGAGAAACCTTTCAGctgtaatgtttgtttgaaaatgtttagtcaGAAAAGTAATTTGACCTCACACATGAGAGTCCACACATGA